The Tenuifilum thalassicum genome includes the window TGGCTTCAATATCTCAATAATGCTTTTATTTCAAAAAAAATCTGTTTCAATCAGAATAATTTTCTTCTCCTATTCAATTCGATAAATCGTCATTATATTTTCAAGTATATGGTTAACATCGATATTCAAATCTTTTAGCAACCCCGACTCTAAATCAAAAACCCACCCATGAACAGAAATCTTATTTTGTCGAATAGCCTTTTGCACCTCGTATGTTTTTAAAACATTTACACACTGTTCTAGAACATTAAGTTCAACTAGCCTTTTATTCTTTTCGACAGGTGAATTGCACTTTTCAAGTTCAGGTCGGTGAAGCCTGTAAACATCTCTGATATTTCGCAGCCATGGATTAAGTATCCCCATGTCCTTTGGTTGCAAAGCAGCCTCAACACCTCCGCAGCGATAATGGCCACAAACAACAATATGTTCAACCTCCAAAACTGTGACTGCATAATTGATAACAGCCATGGAGGCTAAGTCGGAATTGGGAACCTGGTTGGCAATGTTTCGATACACAAATACCTCACCAGGTTCAACTCCCATTATCTCTTCAGCAGAAACTCGGCTATCGGAACAGCCAATGTATAAAATTTTAGGCTGTTGCCCCCTAGCTAAATCAATAAAGTAGTCTGGCTTATCCGATATTTTCTTTTCAGCCCAAATCTTGTTTCTTTGAAAGATTGATTTTAAATCCATTTGCTAAAGAACAATGTTGCCATGTTTCCTTGGAGGATTTTGTTGGCTTTTGGTTCTTGTCATTTCTAAAGCTTGTACCAACTTAGCTCGTGTTTGCTTTGGATAAATGACCTCATCGATATACCCCAGCTCTGCAGCTTGATAAGGGTTGGCAAACTTGTCGCGATACTCGTCAATTAGCTGCTGACGAGTTTCCTCATTATCAATCTTGTTCCTATAAAGTATGTTTACGGCACCTTCGGGGCCCATAACTGCAATTTCGGCCATGGGATAGGCAAAGTTCACATCGGCACCCACCTGCTTGCTCGACATCACACAGTAAGCACCACCGTATGCTTTACGAGTAATTACAGCAATTTTAGGAACAGTTGCCTCGGAATAGGCATATAAAAGTTTAGCTCCATGGCGAATAATGCCATTCGACTCCTGGTTAACTCCAGGAAGGAATCCCGGAACATCAACAAAGGTTACAATAGGGATATTGAACGAATCGCAAAAACGGATAAAGCGTGCACCTTTTACCGATGCATCGATATCGAGCACACCTGCAAGGTGAGCGGGCTGATTTGCAACAAGACCTACAGTATGCCCAGCCATACGCGCAAAACCAACAACTATGTTTTTTGCAAAAAGAGGCTGAACCTCAAGGAAGTTCTTATCGTCAACTACTGTTAAAATCAGGTCTTTAATATCGTATGGTTTATTGGGGTCGGCTGGAATTAATGTTTGAAGGCTCTCGTCTTCGCGTAAGGGGTCGTCGGTGGTAGGAACAACAGGAGGTTCCTCCATGTTATTAGCAGGTAAAAAGCTCATCAACTCCCTAAGAAGCATTAAAGCCTGCTCATCATTTTCGGCCACGAAATGGGCCACACCACTTTTAGCATTATGGGTGATTGCGCCGCCAAGCTCATCTTTTGTAACCTCCTCGTGCGTTACCGCCTTTATCACATCTGGTCCAGTTACAAACATATAGCTGGTATCCTTAACCATAATGATAAAATCGGTTAGTGCTGGCGAATACACAGCTCCACCAGCACATGGTCCCATAATACAGGTTATCTGGGGAATAACACCAGAACTACGAACATTATTGTAAAAAATCTCAGCATAACCTGCAAGGCTCTGTACGCCTTCCTGAATGCGGGCACCACCAGAATCGTTCAGACCAATAATTGGAGCGCCCATCTTTGTGGCCAGCTGTTGCAATTTGATTATCTTATCGGCATTAGCTCGGCTTAAAGTCCCACCAAAAACTGTAAAATCGTAGGCATAAACATAAACCAAACGGCCATCTATTTTACCGTAACCTGCCACGACTCCATCACCTGGAATGTGCTTTTTGTCCATTCCAAAATCGGTAGCCCTATGCGTAACGAGTTTATCTATTTCGTTAAAAGTTCCTGGATCAAGCAACTCAACTATTCTTTCTCTGGCAGTTTTTTTCCCTCCTTCGTGTTGCTTTGCAATACGATCGGGACCTCCGGCTTGCTCGGCCAAAGCATTACGACGCTCTAACTCCTGATATAGCTCATCAAGTGTTTTCATTGGATTTAGGTTAAAGAAAGGTTAATGGATTTTTTATTCAATTTCTACTAATGGTTGGTTGGCATTAATGTTATCGCCCTCTTTCACATGAATTTTCTTCACAACTCCATCCACTGGGCTTTTGTACTCACTTTCCATTTTCATTGCCGAAATAACAATAACGGTTGTTCCTTTTTCTACAGGTTCACCTTCGGCAACTGGAATTTTCACCACACGACCAGGCATTGGGGTAGATATCACCTTATCGGCTCCTTGGTCTTCAAGCGCCTTGCGGCTACGCTGATATCG containing:
- a CDS encoding carbonic anhydrase, which encodes MDLKSIFQRNKIWAEKKISDKPDYFIDLARGQQPKILYIGCSDSRVSAEEIMGVEPGEVFVYRNIANQVPNSDLASMAVINYAVTVLEVEHIVVCGHYRCGGVEAALQPKDMGILNPWLRNIRDVYRLHRPELEKCNSPVEKNKRLVELNVLEQCVNVLKTYEVQKAIRQNKISVHGWVFDLESGLLKDLNIDVNHILENIMTIYRIE
- a CDS encoding acyl-CoA carboxylase subunit beta, translating into MKTLDELYQELERRNALAEQAGGPDRIAKQHEGGKKTARERIVELLDPGTFNEIDKLVTHRATDFGMDKKHIPGDGVVAGYGKIDGRLVYVYAYDFTVFGGTLSRANADKIIKLQQLATKMGAPIIGLNDSGGARIQEGVQSLAGYAEIFYNNVRSSGVIPQITCIMGPCAGGAVYSPALTDFIIMVKDTSYMFVTGPDVIKAVTHEEVTKDELGGAITHNAKSGVAHFVAENDEQALMLLRELMSFLPANNMEEPPVVPTTDDPLREDESLQTLIPADPNKPYDIKDLILTVVDDKNFLEVQPLFAKNIVVGFARMAGHTVGLVANQPAHLAGVLDIDASVKGARFIRFCDSFNIPIVTFVDVPGFLPGVNQESNGIIRHGAKLLYAYSEATVPKIAVITRKAYGGAYCVMSSKQVGADVNFAYPMAEIAVMGPEGAVNILYRNKIDNEETRQQLIDEYRDKFANPYQAAELGYIDEVIYPKQTRAKLVQALEMTRTKSQQNPPRKHGNIVL
- a CDS encoding biotin/lipoyl-containing protein — its product is MGLEVKIGDRIADVKLVRRNENIVVFEVDGVEYEVDIAQVENGVYSIIHNGKSYNIEIIPGDGPKNYFVNTFYNSQEVEIIDAQSRYQRSRKALEDQGADKVISTPMPGRVVKIPVAEGEPVEKGTTVIVISAMKMESEYKSPVDGVVKKIHVKEGDNINANQPLVEIE